One Chionomys nivalis chromosome 4, mChiNiv1.1, whole genome shotgun sequence genomic region harbors:
- the LOC130873447 gene encoding olfactory receptor 149, whose translation MKNLSVVSQFILLGIPHTEGLETILFVLFLSFYIFTLVGNLLILLAIASSTRLHTPMYFFLCQLSVCDIFFPSVSSPKMLFYLSGNNRAISYAGCVSQLFFYHFLGGTECFLYTVMAYDRFVAICYPLRYSIIMSNRVCAFLAMGTSIFGCIHSTFLTTLTFQLPYCGPKEVDYYFCDIPVVMKLACADTSALEMVGFISVGLMPLTCFFFILTSYSCIVYSILQIRSTEGRHRAFSTCSAHLTAILLFYMPVIFIYLRPTPSPWLDATVQILNNLVTPMLNPLIYSLRNKEVKSSLWTVLHPWCFIPEQL comes from the coding sequence ATGAAGAACCTTTCAGTAGTGAGTCAGTTTATCCTTCTTGGCATCCCGCACACAGAGGGTCTGGAGACCATACTCTTTGTCCTGTTTTTGTCTTTCTACATCTTCACCCTGGTGGGGAATCTGCTCATACTCCTTGCAATTGCCTCCTCCACTCGGCTtcacactcccatgtacttcttcctctgcCAGCTCTCTGTGTGTGACATATTTTTCCCTTCTGTGAGTTCTCCTAAGATGCTATTTTACCTTTCAGGAAACAACCGAGCCATCTCCTATGCAGGCTGTGTGTCCCAGCTCTTCTTCTACCATTTCCTGGGTGGCACTGAGTGTTTCTTATACACtgtgatggcctatgaccgctttGTTGCCATATGCTACCCTCTACGCTACTCAATCATTATGAGCAATAGAGTATGTGCCTTTCTGGCTATGGGAACATCAATTTTTGGCTGTATTCATTCAACATTTCTAACTACTCTCACCTTCCAGCTACCCTATTGTGGCCCCAAAGAGGTGGACTATTATTTCTGTGATATCCCTGTGGTGATGAAATTGGCTTGTGCAGACACATCAGCCCTGGAGATGGTGGGATTCATTAGTGTGGGTCTCATGCCCCTTACTTGCTTCTTCTTCATCCTCACCTCCTACAGCTGTATAGTCTACTCCATCCTACAGATCCGCTCCACTGAGGGCCGACACAGAGCCTTCTCTACCTGCAGTGCTCACCTCACTGCCATCTTGCTCTTTTACATGCCAGTGATTTTTATATATCTAAGGCCAACACCAAGCCCTTGGCTGGATGCAACCGTTCAGATCCTAAACAACCTGGTCACCCCTATGCTAAATCCATTGATCTACAGCCTCCGGAATAAGGAGGTAAAATCATCGCTGTGGACTGTCCTACACCCATGGTGCTTTATACCTGAACAATTGTAA